A region of Rhizobium grahamii DNA encodes the following proteins:
- a CDS encoding SelT/SelW/SelH family protein — protein MSETKPRVTILYCTQCNWLLRAGWMAQELLQTFSDSLGEVALIPGTGGNFEIRVDGDLIWERKRDGGFPGPKELKQRVRDIIEPDRDLGHVDRASLES, from the coding sequence ATGAGCGAAACGAAGCCCCGAGTTACAATTCTCTATTGCACCCAGTGCAACTGGTTGCTGCGCGCCGGCTGGATGGCGCAGGAACTGCTGCAGACCTTCTCGGACAGCCTCGGCGAAGTGGCGCTGATACCCGGCACCGGCGGCAATTTCGAGATCCGCGTCGATGGCGATCTCATCTGGGAGCGAAAGCGGGACGGCGGCTTCCCCGGTCCGAAGGAACTGAAGCAGCGGGTGCGCGACATCATCGAGCCCGATCGTGATCTCGGCCATGTCGATCGCGCGTCGCTGGAAAGCTGA
- a CDS encoding BA14K family protein, translated as MTALHVSWLMIVLTVISAGQLSAMPRERFAPATPDARIMKVDSTMCDPRGCFTFGQRQSFRPSYVQPNYRPPTAAGQQPYYYRPGAQGRAPLYYAPPPAAKVLPPPKETQSFHVEWCRNQYRSYNPRTDRFVTYEGIYKTCNSPYD; from the coding sequence ATGACCGCTTTGCATGTGTCCTGGCTGATGATCGTCCTGACGGTGATATCCGCCGGGCAGCTTTCCGCGATGCCGCGCGAGCGATTCGCGCCTGCCACGCCCGACGCGCGAATCATGAAGGTGGATTCGACGATGTGCGATCCGCGCGGCTGCTTTACCTTCGGGCAGCGCCAGTCCTTCCGGCCGTCGTACGTCCAGCCGAACTACCGGCCACCAACGGCGGCGGGGCAACAGCCCTACTATTACCGACCGGGCGCGCAAGGGCGCGCACCGCTCTACTACGCGCCGCCGCCGGCGGCGAAGGTTTTGCCTCCGCCGAAGGAGACCCAGAGCTTCCATGTGGAATGGTGTCGGAATCAATACCGCAGCTACAACCCGAGAACCGATCGCTTCGTGACCTACGAAGGCATCTACAAGACGTGCAATTCGCCTTACGATTGA
- a CDS encoding GumC family protein — protein sequence MTQFDRNRASRLPHWRSYETAPPLPERAAPRSPALRPSDFLPKKPAPASIIPDSPAAEPTPEPQAEFIAPVEETPAKIEVPEPAPAYIPGEPLLDLRSAVDAIWRRRLVVLAAAVAGALLGAVVLPMSPEKFTANTKLFFDPRPAGLGDPSAQSSVPSPEMVSGIIDSQMQILLSGNVLRRVADAMNLDADPEFNAGRADGAAVIGTLAKALVIDRPAGSYVVSLTATTKGAEKSAKLANQVVASFLQEETNANNGAYENTSATLDARLNDLRKQVQDAEQAVETYRADNDMAATQNGLISDQRLASLNNLLVTAQDKTIQAKAKADAAANLRFEDVVSDNQQANAASTALASLRQQYSTQAAIVGSLQSQMGSRHPRLQAARSSLQSIADEIRGELQRLASSARAEYEQAKKAEDAISKELTVQKALQVNTSDKQVELNELQRKAAAARDIYEIVQKRSSQTSEERNLSQTNLRVISPAEIPLKANGPGKKILLIAGVIGGLLAGFLAGAGFAIVASLVSHPVIRSYLRPRQRTRPGANA from the coding sequence ATGACTCAGTTTGACAGGAACAGGGCGAGCCGGCTGCCGCATTGGCGCAGCTATGAAACAGCCCCGCCGCTGCCGGAGCGAGCCGCGCCGCGTAGCCCTGCGTTGCGCCCGTCCGACTTCCTGCCGAAGAAACCAGCACCCGCTTCGATCATTCCCGACAGCCCTGCTGCCGAACCGACGCCAGAACCGCAGGCCGAGTTCATCGCGCCCGTGGAGGAAACGCCAGCGAAGATTGAAGTGCCGGAACCGGCGCCCGCGTATATTCCGGGAGAACCCCTGCTCGATCTTCGCAGCGCCGTCGATGCCATATGGCGCCGGCGCCTGGTCGTGCTTGCCGCCGCGGTCGCAGGCGCGCTGCTTGGCGCGGTCGTGCTGCCCATGAGCCCGGAAAAGTTCACCGCCAATACCAAGCTGTTCTTCGATCCCCGCCCGGCCGGCCTTGGCGATCCGAGCGCACAATCCTCCGTCCCCTCTCCAGAGATGGTTTCGGGGATCATCGACAGCCAGATGCAGATCCTGCTCTCCGGCAACGTGCTTCGTCGCGTCGCCGACGCGATGAATCTCGATGCGGATCCGGAATTCAATGCGGGCCGAGCCGATGGTGCCGCGGTGATCGGCACGCTGGCGAAAGCGCTCGTCATCGACCGCCCCGCCGGCAGCTATGTCGTTTCGCTGACTGCGACGACCAAGGGAGCCGAGAAATCGGCCAAGCTTGCCAACCAAGTCGTTGCCTCGTTCCTGCAGGAAGAGACCAACGCAAACAACGGTGCCTACGAAAACACATCCGCAACGCTCGATGCCCGCCTGAACGACTTGCGAAAGCAGGTGCAGGATGCCGAGCAGGCCGTCGAGACCTACCGCGCCGACAACGACATGGCCGCGACCCAGAACGGCCTGATCTCCGATCAACGTCTGGCGTCGCTCAATAACCTTCTGGTGACCGCGCAGGACAAGACGATCCAGGCAAAGGCGAAAGCCGATGCCGCAGCCAACCTCCGCTTCGAGGATGTCGTCAGCGACAACCAGCAGGCAAATGCCGCCTCGACGGCGCTTGCGAGCCTTCGCCAGCAGTATTCGACGCAAGCCGCGATCGTCGGCAGCCTCCAGAGCCAGATGGGCAGCCGCCATCCGCGATTGCAGGCAGCCCGCTCATCGCTGCAGAGCATCGCGGACGAAATCCGTGGCGAGCTGCAGCGGCTGGCAAGCAGCGCCCGAGCGGAATACGAACAGGCGAAGAAGGCCGAGGACGCGATCTCCAAGGAGCTTACCGTTCAAAAGGCGCTGCAGGTCAACACCTCGGACAAGCAGGTGGAGCTGAACGAACTGCAGCGCAAGGCGGCCGCAGCGCGCGATATCTATGAAATCGTCCAGAAACGATCGAGCCAGACCAGCGAAGAGCGAAATCTCTCGCAGACCAATCTGCGTGTCATTTCCCCGGCCGAAATTCCGCTGAAGGCCAACGGCCCCGGCAAGAAGATCCTGCTGATCGCGGGCGTCATCGGCGGATTGCTGGCAGGCTTCCTCGCCGGCGCCGGCTTTGCGATCGTCGCCTCCCTGGTTTCACACCCGGTCATCCGCAGCTATCTGCGTCCGCGCCAGCGCACTCGACCGGGCGCCAACGCTTGA
- a CDS encoding glycoside hydrolase family 5 protein: MAIISLSVWRRLLAASMLILVAPASMAAEAGPCMRGVNLSGAEFGEPGGEYFKAYAYPSEETIAYFEKAGTNTVRLPFLWERLQPELGKPLDEAELTRLKDTVDLLRKHHQRIVLDPHNYASYNKVKIGSDAVTNAAFAEFWARLAVEFSNQDDVVFGLMNEPNDIDTDVWLKAANAAIRTIRATGSNNLILVPGTKWTGAHSWMTDGPGGANGTVMLGVTDPRNNYAYEVHQYFDDDSSGTHAECTGGQKALDAIGGMTKWAKDNGKKLFLGEFGVSQDKACVAELTGVLHAMQADGAVWLGWTYWVAGDWWPETETLNVQPHDGKDRAQMKALKAAFKAAKPAAGACTTLTD; the protein is encoded by the coding sequence ATGGCCATCATATCTCTATCGGTCTGGCGGCGTCTTCTGGCCGCGAGCATGTTAATTCTTGTCGCGCCGGCATCCATGGCGGCTGAGGCTGGTCCCTGCATGCGCGGCGTCAATCTGTCCGGCGCCGAGTTCGGAGAGCCCGGCGGCGAATATTTCAAGGCATATGCCTACCCTTCGGAAGAGACGATCGCATACTTTGAAAAGGCCGGCACCAACACGGTGCGACTGCCTTTTCTCTGGGAACGGCTGCAGCCCGAACTCGGCAAGCCGCTCGACGAAGCGGAGCTGACGCGCCTGAAGGATACTGTCGATTTGCTGCGCAAGCACCATCAGAGGATCGTTCTCGATCCGCATAACTATGCCTCCTACAACAAGGTGAAGATCGGTAGCGACGCCGTCACCAACGCGGCATTTGCGGAATTCTGGGCCCGGCTTGCGGTCGAATTCTCCAATCAGGACGATGTCGTCTTTGGCCTCATGAACGAGCCGAACGACATCGACACGGATGTCTGGCTGAAGGCGGCCAATGCGGCAATCCGCACGATCCGGGCAACCGGCTCCAACAACCTGATCCTCGTTCCCGGCACGAAATGGACGGGCGCCCACTCCTGGATGACCGATGGCCCGGGCGGCGCGAACGGAACCGTCATGCTCGGCGTGACCGATCCTCGCAACAACTACGCCTACGAGGTGCATCAGTATTTCGATGATGATTCGTCCGGCACCCACGCCGAGTGCACCGGCGGGCAAAAAGCGCTGGATGCGATCGGTGGCATGACGAAATGGGCGAAGGACAACGGCAAGAAGCTGTTCCTCGGTGAATTCGGTGTCTCCCAAGACAAGGCCTGCGTGGCAGAGCTGACCGGCGTCCTGCATGCGATGCAGGCGGATGGAGCAGTCTGGCTCGGCTGGACCTATTGGGTTGCCGGAGACTGGTGGCCGGAAACCGAAACGTTGAACGTGCAACCCCATGACGGCAAGGACCGGGCGCAGATGAAGGCACTGAAAGCGGCCTTCAAGGCAGCGAAGCCTGCTGCGGGCGCTTGCACCACACTGACGGATTGA
- the purU gene encoding formyltetrahydrofolate deformylase, whose protein sequence is MTNYVLTVTCPSTRGIVAAISNYLADQGCNITDSSQFDDLSTGRFFTRVSFISEEGVALPALKEGFVPVAEKFGMDAEIYDGDQRMKVLLMVSRFGHCLNDLLYRWKIGALPIEIVGVVSNHFDYQKVVVNHDIPFHHIKVTKENKPQAEAQLLDLVEQTGTELVVLARYMQVLSDAMCRKMSGRIINIHHSFLPSFKGANPYKQAYERGVKLIGATAHYVTADLDEGPIIEQDTARITHAQSADDYVSIGRDVESQVLARAIHAHIHRRSFLNGNRTVVFPASPGSYASERMG, encoded by the coding sequence ATGACGAACTATGTATTGACGGTAACCTGCCCATCGACGCGCGGGATTGTTGCGGCGATTTCGAACTATCTGGCCGACCAGGGCTGCAACATCACCGATTCCTCGCAGTTCGACGATCTGAGCACCGGCAGGTTCTTCACCCGCGTCAGCTTCATCTCCGAAGAAGGCGTTGCGCTGCCGGCGCTGAAGGAAGGCTTCGTGCCCGTGGCGGAGAAGTTCGGCATGGATGCCGAGATCTATGACGGCGATCAGCGCATGAAGGTGCTGCTGATGGTGTCGCGCTTCGGCCATTGCCTCAACGACCTGCTCTATCGCTGGAAGATCGGCGCGTTGCCGATCGAGATCGTCGGCGTCGTCTCCAATCATTTCGACTACCAGAAGGTGGTCGTCAATCACGACATCCCCTTCCACCACATCAAGGTGACGAAGGAGAACAAGCCGCAGGCGGAAGCGCAGCTGCTCGATCTCGTCGAGCAGACGGGAACCGAACTGGTGGTTCTTGCCCGCTACATGCAGGTTCTGTCGGATGCGATGTGCCGCAAGATGTCCGGGCGGATCATCAACATCCACCACTCGTTCCTGCCGAGCTTCAAGGGCGCCAACCCCTACAAGCAGGCCTACGAGCGGGGCGTGAAGCTGATCGGCGCGACGGCGCACTATGTCACCGCCGACCTCGACGAAGGTCCGATCATCGAGCAGGACACGGCCCGCATCACCCATGCGCAGAGCGCCGACGACTATGTCTCGATCGGCCGCGATGTCGAAAGCCAGGTGCTGGCGCGTGCCATCCATGCCCATATCCACCGCCGTTCCTTCCTGAACGGCAACCGCACCGTCGTCTTCCCGGCAAGCCCGGGAAGCTATGCGTCCGAGCGGATGGGGTGA
- a CDS encoding aminotransferase, which yields MTDETLARCLELPRPDVTAAEASDILLSRYGLSGVITELGSQQDRNYRVETDDRRYVLKICHMAYETLELEAQNAAIRHIGEQADAPRVPQVVPSADGQDIVAVTVREQTFQVRLLEYLDGEGLTGHRHLPETSIAALGAVCARLARSLADFNHPGLDRNLQWDLRRAGPVAVQLLSAITDSAARDRIAKTMVSAVRRIQPFAPALRLQAVHHDVTGDNVVCHRDEQGRPIPDGVIDFGDIIRGWLVGDLAVTCASLLHQARGNPLNVLPAVSAYQAIYPLKVEELRALWPLVVARAVILVASSEQQISIDPGNDYVRTNLELEQRILDTATSRPFDLMQAAVLKAAGVEPAAVSTADWRPLLPDLDIGQIDYVDLGVQSPHFAAGNWMQADMDWRILARWAANAGAAATRYGEYRLSRATLLSKETPATCALHSDICLPAGMVVAAPFSGSIDWQNHHLILVGEGVSLHLDGLELDVEAGSTVQAGDVMGTVSGEASSLGGLRVQLSTLQGADVPLFCTASEAFAWSALCPSPAALLGKGVDAPKPATRDLLDKRQAHFAAPQKHYYSTPPEMERGWREHMFDVEGRAYLDMVNNVSILGHGHPRLAEAAGEQWLKLNTNSRFHYAAVADFSERLASLAPEGLDTVFLVNSGSEANDLALRLAWAHTGARNVLCLLEAYHGWSVASDAVSTSIADNPQALTTRPAWVHPVAAPNTYRGAFRGPDTAGDYLLDVLDNLGDIEARGEGLAGFIAEPVYGNAGGIALPDGYLAAVYAQVRARGGVCIADEVQVGYGRLGHHFWGFEQQGVVPDIITVAKGMGSGHPLGAVITTRAIADSLEKEGYFFSSTGGSPVSSVVGMTVLDIMADEELQRNAREVGDHLKSRLAALIDRHSLIGAVHGMGLYLGVEFVRDRETLEPATHETAAICARLLDLGVIMQPTGDHLNVLKIKPPLCLSMESADFFVDTLETVLSEGL from the coding sequence ATGACTGATGAAACGCTTGCTCGGTGTCTTGAGCTTCCGCGTCCCGATGTAACGGCTGCGGAAGCGTCGGACATTCTCCTGTCGCGATACGGCCTTTCAGGCGTCATCACCGAACTCGGAAGCCAGCAGGATCGGAACTATCGGGTCGAAACCGATGACCGCCGTTATGTCCTCAAGATATGCCACATGGCCTATGAGACTTTGGAGCTCGAGGCCCAGAACGCAGCGATCAGGCACATCGGAGAGCAGGCCGACGCGCCGCGCGTTCCGCAGGTCGTGCCCTCCGCCGATGGCCAGGATATCGTCGCCGTTACCGTGCGCGAGCAGACGTTCCAGGTTCGGCTGCTTGAATATCTGGATGGCGAAGGCCTGACCGGTCACCGCCATCTGCCGGAAACATCGATTGCCGCGCTGGGCGCGGTCTGCGCACGGCTTGCAAGATCGCTCGCGGACTTCAACCATCCCGGCCTTGATCGCAATCTGCAATGGGATCTGCGCCGGGCAGGTCCGGTCGCAGTCCAGCTTTTGTCCGCGATAACGGACAGTGCTGCACGAGACCGGATCGCCAAGACCATGGTGTCGGCCGTGCGCCGCATACAGCCCTTTGCGCCAGCACTTCGCCTCCAGGCCGTGCATCACGACGTAACCGGCGACAATGTCGTCTGCCATCGCGACGAACAGGGGCGGCCGATCCCGGATGGCGTAATCGATTTCGGCGACATCATTCGCGGCTGGTTGGTGGGCGACCTTGCCGTCACCTGCGCGTCGCTACTCCATCAGGCGAGAGGAAATCCGCTGAATGTGCTGCCTGCGGTCAGCGCATATCAGGCGATCTATCCACTCAAGGTCGAAGAACTAAGAGCCCTTTGGCCGCTGGTGGTCGCGCGCGCCGTCATTCTGGTCGCCAGCAGCGAGCAGCAGATTTCGATCGATCCTGGTAATGATTACGTCCGCACCAACCTCGAATTGGAGCAGCGCATACTGGATACGGCGACTTCGCGGCCGTTCGATCTCATGCAAGCCGCCGTTCTGAAGGCGGCTGGTGTCGAGCCTGCCGCGGTCTCGACCGCCGATTGGCGGCCGCTCTTGCCTGACCTCGACATTGGGCAGATCGATTACGTCGACCTCGGCGTCCAGAGTCCCCATTTTGCAGCGGGCAACTGGATGCAGGCGGATATGGATTGGCGCATTCTCGCCCGTTGGGCTGCGAATGCTGGTGCCGCCGCAACGCGCTACGGTGAATACCGTCTTTCGCGCGCCACCCTCCTTTCCAAGGAAACACCAGCCACCTGCGCTCTGCACTCGGATATCTGCTTGCCTGCCGGAATGGTCGTCGCAGCGCCGTTTTCCGGCAGCATCGATTGGCAGAATCACCACCTGATCCTGGTGGGCGAGGGTGTTTCCCTGCATCTCGATGGTCTGGAACTGGATGTGGAGGCCGGAAGCACGGTGCAGGCTGGCGATGTGATGGGCACAGTTTCCGGCGAGGCATCTTCCCTCGGAGGGCTTCGCGTTCAGCTTTCGACCCTCCAGGGAGCAGACGTGCCGCTGTTCTGCACGGCGTCCGAGGCGTTCGCCTGGTCGGCGCTTTGCCCATCTCCGGCCGCCTTGCTGGGCAAGGGCGTAGACGCCCCCAAACCTGCCACCCGCGATCTCCTGGATAAGCGCCAGGCGCATTTCGCAGCGCCACAGAAGCATTATTATTCGACACCGCCCGAAATGGAGCGCGGCTGGCGTGAGCACATGTTCGATGTCGAGGGTCGCGCCTATCTCGACATGGTCAACAATGTCAGCATCCTCGGGCACGGTCATCCTCGCCTCGCGGAGGCGGCTGGTGAGCAGTGGCTGAAACTGAACACCAATTCCCGCTTCCACTATGCTGCCGTCGCGGATTTTTCCGAGCGGCTTGCATCGCTCGCGCCGGAGGGACTGGATACCGTCTTTCTCGTCAACAGCGGTTCGGAGGCCAACGATTTGGCCCTGCGGCTCGCCTGGGCCCATACAGGCGCCAGGAATGTGCTGTGCCTGCTCGAGGCGTATCACGGCTGGTCGGTGGCGAGCGACGCCGTTTCGACCTCGATCGCCGACAATCCGCAGGCTCTGACGACGAGGCCCGCATGGGTGCACCCGGTCGCGGCACCAAACACCTATCGTGGCGCGTTTCGTGGGCCGGATACGGCCGGCGACTACCTTCTGGACGTCCTGGATAACCTCGGAGACATCGAGGCGAGGGGCGAGGGATTGGCCGGCTTCATCGCCGAGCCGGTCTACGGCAATGCCGGTGGCATCGCGCTGCCGGATGGCTATCTCGCGGCCGTCTACGCGCAGGTAAGGGCCAGGGGAGGGGTGTGCATCGCCGACGAGGTTCAGGTTGGCTATGGCCGGTTGGGCCATCACTTCTGGGGCTTCGAGCAGCAAGGCGTTGTGCCCGACATCATCACTGTCGCGAAAGGCATGGGAAGCGGCCATCCGCTGGGTGCCGTGATCACGACGCGGGCCATTGCCGATTCGCTCGAAAAGGAAGGCTATTTCTTCTCGTCGACGGGCGGCAGTCCTGTCAGTTCCGTGGTTGGCATGACGGTTCTCGACATCATGGCCGACGAGGAGCTGCAGCGGAACGCCCGGGAGGTGGGCGACCATCTGAAGAGCCGCCTGGCGGCCTTGATCGATCGTCATTCCCTGATTGGCGCCGTTCACGGCATGGGACTCTATCTCGGCGTCGAATTCGTTCGCGACCGCGAAACCCTTGAACCGGCCACCCACGAGACGGCAGCGATATGCGCCCGCCTGCTCGATCTCGGTGTCATCATGCAGCCGACGGGCGATCACCTGAATGTGTTGAAGATCAAGCCGCCACTTTGCCTGTCGATGGAAAGCGCCGATTTCTTCGTGGACACGCTGGAAACCGTTCTGTCGGAAGGGCTTTGA
- a CDS encoding P1 family peptidase: MLRVLNLLTDIDGVSVGHATDLRLGSGVTAIVFDKPAAASGVVLGGAPGGRDTALLDPAMTVGEVDAFVLSGGSAFGLDAAGGVQAGLREAGRGFPVGNVRVPIVPQAILMDLLNGGDKDWGTHSPYREMGYDAFRAAAPGAFALGTVGAGTGATTASFKGGLGSASAETGAGLRIAAIVAVNALGSATVGDGPHFWAAPFEQNAEFGGLSHPPVIEQGDVAMRLKGMNTTATTIGAIVTDAVISKAEAHRLAIMAHDGLARALLPAHLPLDGDTVFAASTGARPYRGLGDFLELCHLATLVMARAIARGVYEATALPVTGAQEAWSSRYRNLKGSPK, translated from the coding sequence ATGCTGCGCGTGCTCAATCTTCTCACAGACATCGATGGCGTTTCCGTCGGCCACGCGACCGATCTGCGTCTCGGTTCGGGCGTAACCGCCATCGTCTTCGACAAGCCCGCGGCGGCGTCAGGCGTTGTGCTTGGCGGCGCTCCGGGCGGGCGCGATACCGCGCTCCTTGATCCTGCCATGACCGTCGGCGAGGTCGATGCCTTCGTGCTGTCAGGCGGTTCAGCATTCGGTCTCGATGCCGCCGGTGGCGTACAGGCGGGCTTGCGGGAGGCGGGCAGGGGATTCCCGGTCGGCAACGTGCGTGTGCCGATCGTGCCGCAAGCGATTCTGATGGACCTGCTGAACGGCGGCGACAAGGACTGGGGCACGCATTCGCCATATCGGGAGATGGGCTATGATGCGTTTCGCGCCGCCGCTCCGGGAGCCTTCGCGCTCGGAACCGTGGGTGCCGGCACCGGCGCCACGACGGCATCGTTCAAGGGCGGCCTCGGTTCGGCGAGCGCCGAGACGGGCGCGGGGCTTCGCATCGCCGCGATCGTCGCCGTCAATGCACTTGGCTCCGCCACTGTTGGCGATGGCCCGCATTTCTGGGCCGCGCCCTTCGAACAGAATGCCGAATTCGGCGGATTGAGCCATCCTCCCGTTATCGAGCAGGGCGATGTCGCGATGCGTCTCAAGGGAATGAACACGACCGCCACGACCATTGGTGCGATCGTGACCGATGCTGTCATCAGCAAGGCGGAGGCGCATCGCCTGGCGATCATGGCGCATGACGGGCTTGCGCGCGCCCTGTTGCCGGCGCATCTCCCGCTCGACGGCGATACGGTCTTCGCAGCCTCGACGGGCGCCAGACCGTATCGGGGGCTGGGCGATTTCCTCGAGCTCTGCCATCTCGCCACTCTGGTCATGGCCCGCGCCATTGCACGCGGCGTCTATGAGGCGACGGCTCTGCCCGTCACGGGCGCACAGGAAGCCTGGAGCAGCCGCTATCGCAATCTGAAGGGATCGCCTAAATAG
- a CDS encoding LysR family transcriptional regulator, whose amino-acid sequence MQIRALMYFDELVRTNSMRQAAENLNVAPTAISRQIENLEYHFGAPLVERSARGVKLTAAGELLAARAGRTLRELDHVGQLIEDLKGLQRGRVSIYANGATVANLLAPALAEFSLKYPKLRFGVTIASARQAVEAVNAAEADIAMILFAPPLSGTKVRLRSEIHYDLIVSPGHAAAANSEAHLKDIADYALALPDQSFGFRQALDALLEKADLSPEPVFVTSSLEMLKELVLSGAAVTLLPALTVRREIEAGQLVAVPLAARSAIRTHVDLCVAPDRQLSFAATKLLDFIERFMRERQAGERRS is encoded by the coding sequence ATGCAGATTCGGGCCTTGATGTATTTCGACGAGCTGGTGCGCACGAATTCCATGCGCCAGGCGGCGGAGAATCTGAATGTGGCGCCGACGGCAATCAGCCGGCAGATCGAGAATCTGGAATATCATTTCGGGGCTCCGCTGGTGGAGCGCAGCGCGCGCGGTGTGAAGCTGACCGCAGCCGGCGAGTTGCTTGCCGCTCGCGCCGGCCGCACGTTGCGTGAGCTCGATCATGTCGGACAGCTGATAGAGGATCTCAAGGGCCTGCAGCGCGGGCGTGTCAGCATTTATGCGAATGGCGCCACCGTCGCAAACCTGCTGGCCCCGGCCTTGGCGGAGTTCAGCCTGAAATACCCGAAGCTTCGGTTCGGGGTGACAATCGCAAGCGCTCGGCAGGCGGTCGAGGCGGTCAATGCGGCCGAGGCCGATATCGCGATGATCCTGTTTGCACCGCCGCTCTCGGGCACGAAGGTCCGTCTGCGCTCGGAAATCCACTACGATCTGATCGTCTCCCCTGGACATGCCGCAGCAGCCAACAGCGAAGCGCATCTCAAGGATATAGCCGACTATGCATTGGCGCTGCCCGATCAGTCTTTCGGATTCCGTCAGGCGCTCGATGCGCTTTTGGAGAAGGCGGACCTTTCGCCCGAGCCGGTTTTCGTGACCAGTTCTCTGGAGATGCTGAAGGAGCTCGTCCTGAGTGGTGCGGCGGTTACCCTGCTGCCGGCGCTGACCGTACGGCGCGAGATCGAGGCCGGGCAGCTGGTGGCAGTGCCGCTTGCGGCAAGAAGCGCCATTCGAACGCATGTCGATCTATGCGTCGCACCGGACCGCCAGCTTTCCTTCGCGGCGACCAAGCTTCTCGATTTCATCGAGCGTTTCATGCGGGAACGCCAAGCCGGCGAACGCAGGAGCTGA
- a CDS encoding ABC transporter substrate-binding protein → MVKVSCARPARLVRHISLATAFGLATAFLGLTPAEAAKTTLSLGMTVEPTGLDPTIAAPVAIGQVTWQNVFEGLVRIDESGKVQPQLAKSWQISPDGLTYTFKLQTGVSFHDGEAFDSAAAKFALDRARGADSVNPQKRFFASIASIDTPDPETLILHLSEPTGSLLYWLGWPASVMVAPNSAADDKTKPVGTGPFKFVNWAKGDKVEFEKNATYWNKAVSPKLDKVTFRFIADPQAQAAALKSGDVDAIPEFGAPELMSSFTDDAKLVTKIGNTELKVVAGMNNAAKPFSDKRVRQALMMAIDRKTVVDGAWSGLGTPIGSHYTPNDPGYIDLTDKLPYDPEKAKALLAEAGYPDGFTFTIKSPQMAYAPRSAQVMQAMLAEIGVTMNIEPTEFPAKWVQDVMKDRNYEMTIVAHAEPMDIDIYARDPYYFNYKNPAFNALMKKVQETTDPAAQAKIYGEAQTILAEDVPALYLFVMPKLGVWDRKLKGLWENEPIPSNVLSGVSWEE, encoded by the coding sequence ATGGTCAAGGTTTCATGCGCGCGCCCTGCGCGTCTTGTTCGGCACATCTCTTTGGCGACTGCCTTCGGCTTGGCAACGGCCTTTCTCGGCCTCACACCCGCCGAAGCCGCAAAGACGACGCTGAGCCTTGGCATGACGGTGGAACCGACAGGTCTTGATCCAACGATCGCCGCGCCTGTGGCGATCGGTCAGGTGACCTGGCAGAACGTCTTCGAGGGTTTGGTCCGCATCGATGAAAGCGGCAAGGTACAGCCGCAGCTCGCCAAGAGCTGGCAGATCTCACCCGATGGCCTGACCTACACATTCAAGCTTCAGACCGGCGTATCGTTTCACGACGGCGAAGCCTTTGATTCGGCCGCGGCGAAGTTCGCCCTCGACCGCGCACGCGGGGCAGACTCGGTCAATCCGCAAAAACGCTTCTTCGCGTCCATCGCATCGATCGACACGCCCGATCCAGAAACACTGATCCTGCATCTCTCGGAGCCAACGGGCAGCCTTCTCTATTGGCTCGGCTGGCCGGCATCGGTGATGGTTGCGCCGAATTCGGCGGCTGACGACAAGACAAAACCCGTCGGCACCGGGCCGTTCAAGTTCGTGAACTGGGCCAAGGGCGACAAGGTCGAATTCGAGAAGAACGCTACCTATTGGAACAAGGCGGTATCGCCGAAGCTCGACAAGGTGACGTTCCGCTTCATCGCCGATCCTCAGGCTCAGGCTGCCGCGCTGAAATCAGGCGATGTCGATGCGATTCCTGAATTCGGTGCGCCGGAGCTGATGAGTTCCTTCACCGACGACGCCAAGTTGGTCACGAAGATCGGCAACACCGAGTTGAAGGTCGTTGCGGGCATGAACAATGCAGCGAAGCCGTTCAGCGACAAGCGTGTGCGGCAGGCGCTGATGATGGCGATCGACCGCAAGACGGTCGTTGATGGCGCCTGGTCGGGCCTTGGAACACCGATCGGCAGCCACTATACGCCGAATGACCCCGGTTATATCGATCTCACCGACAAGCTGCCCTATGACCCTGAGAAGGCGAAGGCGTTGCTCGCCGAAGCCGGCTATCCAGATGGCTTTACCTTTACGATCAAGTCTCCGCAGATGGCTTATGCACCCCGCAGCGCTCAGGTGATGCAGGCGATGCTCGCAGAGATCGGCGTGACGATGAACATCGAGCCGACTGAATTCCCCGCCAAGTGGGTCCAGGACGTGATGAAGGACCGCAATTACGAGATGACGATCGTCGCCCATGCCGAGCCGATGGACATCGACATCTATGCGCGTGATCCCTACTACTTCAACTACAAGAATCCGGCTTTCAATGCCCTGATGAAGAAGGTTCAGGAAACAACCGATCCGGCTGCGCAGGCGAAGATTTATGGCGAAGCCCAGACCATTCTGGCTGAGGATGTTCCGGCCCTCTATCTTTTCGTGATGCCCAAGCTTGGCGTCTGGGATCGGAAGCTGAAGGGCTTGTGGGAAAACGAGCCGATTCCGTCCAACGTGCTGAGCGGCGTTTCCTGGGAAGAGTGA